Proteins co-encoded in one Hirundo rustica isolate bHirRus1 chromosome 18, bHirRus1.pri.v3, whole genome shotgun sequence genomic window:
- the AFMID gene encoding kynurenine formamidase gives MGGWRDMSAEVLEDQYSPSRWSRRLDRDTIIDAHLEVTAAGTERARASTQTLLHVPYGSGDREKLDIYFPTNPSETFPVLVYIHGGYWQCLSKDDSGFAAPPLVAQGVAVVAVGYDIAPKGHMDAMVLQVRRSLVFLMEQYPRIRGIYLCGHSAGAHLAAMVLSTDWTEFQVVPDIKGAVLVSGVYDLEPILHTYVNDALNMSWEEAQRNSPMRHVTPAVSAACEVLVAVAQHDSPEFRRQSQEYGQALRAAGWSVSLLDLAGVDHFDVIEKLSEDSYVLTQVILNMISRA, from the exons ATGGGCGGGTGGCGGGATATGTCCGCGGAG GTGCTGGAGGACCAGTACTCTCCCAGCCGCTGGTCCCGCCGCCTCGACCGCGACACCATCATCGACGCCCACCTCGAGGTGACGGCGGCAG GAACGGAACGGGCCCGGGCCAGCACGCAGACCTTGCTGCACGTCCCCTATGgcagtggggacagggagaagcTGGACATCTATTTTCCCACGAACCCTTCTGAAA CCTTCCCGGTTCTGGTCTACATCCACGGCGGATACTGGCAGTGCTTGAG TAAGGACGATTCGGGGTTTGCAGCCCCCCCGCTGGTGGCGCAGGGGGTGGCGGTGGTGGCAGTGGGGTACGACATAGCTCCTAAAG GCCACATGGACGCCATGGTGCTGCAGGTGCGCCGCAGCCTCGTCTTCCTGATGGAGCAGTACCCCAGGATCAG AGGCATTTACTTGTGTGGACACTCGGCAGGGGCCCACCTGGCTGCCATGGTGCTGTCCACAGACTGGACGGAATTCCAAGTGGTGCCGGATATCAAAG GAGCAGTACTGGTGAGCGGCGTGTATGACCTGGAGCCCATCCTGCACACCTACGTGAATGACGCTCTTAACATGAGCTG ggaggaggcCCAGAGGAACAGCCCCATGAGACACGTCACCCCGGCAGTGTCAGCAGCCTGTGAGGTGCTCGTGGCTGTGGCCCAGCACGACTCCCCGGAGTTTCGCAGGCAGTCACAGGAGTACGGCCAG GCCCTGCGTGCAGCCGGCtggtctgtctctctgctggATCTGGCTGGTGTGGATCACTTTGACGTCATTGAGAAGCTGTCGGAGGACAGCTATGTCCTCACTCAG GTGATTCTAAACATGATTTCAAGAGCATGA
- the SYNGR2 gene encoding synaptogyrin-2 has protein sequence MEGGGGAYGAAKAGGTFDLVRFVQQPQVLARIVSAVFALIVFACLVGDGYTNLPEGTQLFCVFNHNEDACRYGIGIGVVAFLACIFFFMVDVYFPQISNTTDRKYLVLADLCFSGLWTFLWFIGFCFLTNQWSWTQLEHVYIEADSARAAITFSFFSIFSWGLLLTFAYKRYKMGVEDFIQSYADPSLEVSTPYSSYPNISHENYQQPPFTHTAEAPEGYQPPPVY, from the exons ATGGAGGGCGGCGGAGGCGCTTACGGGGCGGCCAAGGCCGGCGGTACCTTCGATCTGGTCCGCTTCGTGCAGCAGCCGCAGGTGCTGGCGCGGATCGTCAGCGCG GTCTTCGCCCTGATCGTGTTCGCCTGCCTGGTCGGGGATGGCTACACGAACCTGCCCGAGGGCACGCAGCTCTTCTGCGTCTTCAACCACAACGAGGACGCCTGTCGCTACGGCATCGGCATTGGCGTCGTGGCCTTCCTCGCCTGCATCTTCTTCTTCATGGTGGACGTCTATTTCCCCCAGATCAGCAACACTACCGACCGCAAGTACCTGGTCCTGGCCGACCTGTGCTTCTCAG GTCTCTGGACCTTCCTGTGGTTCATCGGCTTCTGTTTCTTGACCAACCAGTGGTCCTGGACACAGCTTGAGCATGTGTACATCGAAGCGGACTCTGCCCGTGCTGCCATCACCTTCAGCTTCTTCTCCATCTTCTCCTGG GGACTCCTGCTCACCTTTGCTTACAAGAGGTACAAAATGGGGGTGGAGGACTTTATTCAAAGCTATGCCGACCCCAGCCTGGAGGTTTCGACTCCCTACTCCAGCTATCCCAACATCAGCCACGAGAACTACCAGCAGCCACCCTTCACGCACACAGCAGAGGCCCCGGAGGGGTATCAGCCACCGCCAGTGTACTGA
- the TK1 gene encoding thymidine kinase, cytosolic has protein sequence MNCLTVPGVHPGSPSRPRGQIQVIFGPMFSGKSTELMRRVRRFQLAQYRCLLVKYAKDTRYSSSGVSTHDKSTMEALPAGLLQDVYQEALGAAVIGIDEGQFFPDIVEFCETMANAGKTVIVAALDGTFQRKAFGSILNLVPLAESVVKLNAVCMECFREASYTKRLGAEREVEVIGGADKYHSVCRACYFCKRPQQAGPENKENIPLGLRQLQTAASRKIFI, from the exons ATGAACTGCCTGACGGTGCCCGGTGTCCATCCCGGCTCCCCCAGCCGGCCCCGCGGGCAGATACAG GTGATCTTCGGGCCCATGTTCTCCGGGAAGAG CACGGAACTCATGCGGCGGGTGCGCCGGTTCCAGCTCGCGCAGTACCGGTGCCTGCTGGTGAAGTACGCCAAGGACACGCGGTACAGCTCTTCCGGGGTCTCCACACACGACAA gaGCACCATGGAGGCCCTGCCCGCCGGGCTCCTGCAGGACGTTTACCAGGAAGCGCTGGGTGCCGCCGTCATTGGCATCGATGAGGGCCAGTTT TTCCCAGACATTGTGGAGTTCTGCGAGACAATGGCCAACGCTGGGAAAACTGTCATTGTTGCTGCTCTGGATGGCACTTTCCAGAGAAAG GCCTTTGGGAGCATCCTGAACCTGGTGCCACTGGCAGAGAGTGTGGTGAAGCTGAACGCGGTGTGCATGGAGTGCTTCCGGGAGGCCTCCTACACCAagaggctgggagcagagagggag GTCGAAGTGATTGGAGGAGCCGACAAGTACCACTCCGTGTGCCGAGCCTGCTACTTCTGCAAGCGACCCCAGCAGGCCGGGCCAGAGAACAAGGAGAACATTCCCCTGGgcctgaggcagctgcagacAGCTGCTTCTCGGAAGATCTTCATTTGA
- the TMC6 gene encoding LOW QUALITY PROTEIN: transmembrane channel-like protein 6 (The sequence of the model RefSeq protein was modified relative to this genomic sequence to represent the inferred CDS: substituted 1 base at 1 genomic stop codon), with translation MSQPPSITLHVPEGSESDGQEPSPDNERALHTSFHQLILEQSSLIEAGLELELQERSRESPARLATPDACAMAWSEPGQGEEHPSYSSASLQILASMPSRTIGRNLGAIISQYCNRTARLRRRSSRPPLQQLCRAARPSLRQYDLETDPTRATLEEKRRLLVKELLSLSPSQCSHMLLTMPLSLAEKRILRRQLSGQRGPLRQHTHHWAPFSPCGWPKVCIVLGCXGLWYRLLSLLRTAQPWHYALKQIGGRFGSSVLSYFLFLKTLLMLNFFSFFILLAFVVVLQAVYPPASVSPQPFTGLELLTGAGYFTHSLLYYGYYSNATLNDPCTSSPPGSVCPLAAPTLPYNLPLAYLFSVGVSFLVTCILLVYSVSRSFRESVGSSTGDLAIKVFCTWDFKVIQRRSVKLQCENICTQLKELLVEQRSRSRSQSRCQCLGHCVVMLLAWVLALGLVSGCVLAVHYFSGHMHMVQQEQQAQDSGRWQQEAILLVVPFVVSLLNALMPHLFNLLALWEKHDSPGTQVFVAIIRNLILKMVVLILLCYQWLTRSVICSTEKCWETCVGQDLYRFMVMDFIFTLMDTLFGELIWRLILEKRLKTKQRPEFDIARNVLELIYGQTLTWLGIVFAPLLPAVQMLKLLLLFYIKKTSLMRNCQSPSKPWQASRMSTVFITLLCFPSFLGAAAFLSYTIWSVQPSENCGPFRGLETIYKSGKSWVLVLEKSNPNITWFAWVYQHLLENTCLLFFVSVALIAVIYFNIQVVRGRQRVICLLQEQIANEGEDKAFLIQKLHSVYEQRHRRS, from the exons ATGTCCCAGCCGCCCTCCATCACCCTCCACGTCCCCGAGGGCTCCGAAAGCGATGG tcaggagcccagtccgGACAACGAGAGAGCCCTGCACACCTCATTCCACCAGCTcatcctggagcagagcagcttgaTCGAGGCAGGTCTGGAACTGGAGttgcaggagaggagcagag AGTCCCCAGCCCGCTTGGCTACTCCAGATGCCTGTGCCATGGCCTGGTCAGAGCCCGGGCAAGGTGAGGAGCACCCCAGCTactcctctgcctccctgcagaTCTTGGCCAGCATGCCCAGCCGCACCATCG gACGCAACCTCGGGGCCATCATCTCCCAGTACTGCAACCGCACGGCGCGGCTGCGGCGCCGGAGCAGCCGCCcgcccctgcagcagctgtgccgcGCGGCACGGCCCAGCCTGCGCCAGTACGACCTGGAGACTGACCCCACCAGGGCCACGCTGGAAG AGAAGCGGCGCCTGCTGgtgaaggagctgctgagcctcTCACCCAGCCAATGCAGCCACATGCTGCTCACCATGCCCCTCAGCCTGGCGGAGAAACGCATCCTCCG GCGGCAGCTGAGCGGGCAGAGGGGCCCACTGAGGCAGCACACCCATCACTGGGCCCCCTTCTCACCCTGTGGTTGGCCCAAGGTCTGCATCGTCCTT ggctgctgaggTCTCTGGTACAGGCTCCTATCCCTGCTCCGcactgcacagccctggcactACGCCCTGAAGCAGATTGGTGGCCGCTTTGGCTCCAGTGTCCTCTCTTACTTCCTCTTCCTCAAGACACTCCTTATGTTGAActtcttttcattcttcatcCTCCTGGCCTTTGTGGTGGTCCTGCAGGCCGTGTACCCCCCTGCATCGGTCAGCCCCCAGCCCTTCACCGGCCTCGAGCTGCTCACAGGAGCG GGCTACTTCACCCACTCACTGCTGTACTACGGCTACTACAGCAACGCCACCCTAAATGACCCCTGCACCTCCAGTCCTCCGGGCAGCGTGTGCCCCCTCGCAGCCCCCACGCTCCCGTACAACTTGCCGCTGGCCTACCTGTTCAGTGTTGGGGTCTCCTTCCTTGTCACCTGCATCCTGCTGGTGTACAG TGTGTCCCGCTCTTTTCGGGAGAGCGTGGGGAGCTCCACAGGAGACTTGGCCATCAAAGTCTTCTGCACCTGGGACTTCAAGGTGATCCAGAGGCGCTCAGTGAAGCTGCAGTGTGAGAACATCTGCACCCAGTTGaag gagctgctggtggagcAGCGCTCCCGCTCGCGCTCCCAGAGCCGCTGCCAGTGCCTGGGGCACTGCGTGGTAATGCTGCTGGCCTGGGTCCTGGCACTGGGCTTGGTGTCGGGCTGCGTGCTGGCTGTGCACTACTTCTCGGGGCACATGCACATG GTTCAGCAGGAGCAACAAGCGCAGGACAGTGGCAGATGGCAGCAAGAAGCCATTCTGCTGGTCGTGCCCTTTGTGGTGTCCCTCCTCAATGCCTTGATGCCCCACCTTTTCAACTTGCTGGCGTTGTGGGAGAAGCATGACTCCCCAGGGACACAGGTCTTCGTGGCAATCATCAG gaacCTCATCCTGAAGATGGTGGTTCTCATCCTGCTGTGCTACCAGTGGCTCACCCGAAGCGTTATCTGCTCGACAGAGAAG TGCTGGGAGACATGTGTGGGGCAGGACCTGTATCGCTTCATGGTGATGGATTTCATATTCACCTTGATGGATACGCTCTTTGGGGAGCTGATCTGGAG GCTaatcctggagaagaggctgaagacAAAGCAAAGGCCAGAGTTTGATATTGCCCGAAATGTGCTGGAGCTGATCTATGGGCAGACCCTGACCTG gctgggcATTGTCTTTGCCCCACTCCTGCCAGCTGTGCAGatgctgaagctgctgctgttgttctATATCAAAAAG ACCAGCCTGATGCGGAACTGCCAGTCCCCCAGCAAGCCCTGGCAAGCATCACGCATGAGCACCGTGTTCATCACTCTGCTGTGCTTCCCCTCCTTCCTGGGTGCAGCTGCCTTCCTCTCCTACACCATCTGGTC GGTGCAGCCATCAGAAAACTGTGGTCCCTTCCGGGGGCTGGAAACCATCTACAAGTCAGGAAAGAGTTGGGTGCTAGTGCTGGAGAAGTCCAACCCCAACATCACCTGGTTTGCCTGGGTCTACCAGCATCTGCTGGAGAACACCTGCCTCCTGTTCTTCGTGTCCGTGGCCCTGAT AGCTGTGATCTACTTCAACATCCAGGTAGTAAGAGGCCGCCAGAGGGTCAtctgcctgctccaggagcagattGCCAAC GAAGGGGAAGATAAGGCATTTCTCATTCAGAAGCTTCACTCTGTTTACGAGCAGAGACACAGACGTTCCTGA